The Magnetococcus marinus MC-1 genome contains the following window.
GTCGTGGGGTAGAGAATCCGCACACCGATGAGGTGGTGGTCTATTGTCAGACGGCACATCGGGCGGCCCACACTTGGGCGGTCTTGCGTCATTTGGGCTATGCCAAGGTGCGCTTGTACGATGGCTCTATGGCGGAGTGGGGTATCTCTGGGCAGCCAGTGGTGGCGGGCATGGTGCCACGTTAAGGAAGAGGGGGATCGGTTGAAGGGGGTGCAGTACGGGGCGTTTGCGACGGCCACGAGCCAGTGGTGGCGGGTGGTCTCAGGGGTGCTGGAACCGCTCCGTGCCCCAACCCCAGCCCCCGCATACCCCCCCTGGGGCGCTTGGCATTCCCTTTGGGAGATCCCTTGAAAAAGCGGACCAGAAAAAGCGAACAAGTCAAAAGAGCAAAAGCAAAACTCTGGGGGGGGGAGAACTTCTCCCCCCTCAAACTTTTTTTAAAAGTAGAAGCCCTGAATAAAGGGTATGGCGAATGCGGTAAAACAAAATTTAAAATCAGTGCCTCATGGCCTAAACCTGCTATTCTTTAATCACTTTGTACACCTAAAGCCGCCTTAAACGAGACGCTACCATGTTCGAATCCCTCTCCGACCGCCTTGAAATCACCTTTAAAAAACTCAAAGGCCAAGGAAAACTCTCGGAACAAAATATTAAAGATGCCCTGCGCGAAGTGCGCATCGCCTTGCTAGAGGCCGACGTAAACCTAAACGTCACCAAAGCGTTTATCCGTCGGGTTCAAGAAAAAGCCATTGGCGTTGAGGTGCTGAAATCCCTCACCCCAGGGCAACAGGTCATCAAAATCGTCCATGACGAACTGGTCGCCGTCATGGGCGCAGCCAACGAAAGCCTAAACCTCGCTAACCAACCCCCGGTGGTGGTGATGATGGCGGGTCTGCAAGGCTCTGGTAAAACCACCAGCACCGCCAAGCTCGCCAAACGCCTCATTGATAAAGAGCGGAAAAAATGCCTGCTCGCCTCCTTGGATGTCTACCGTCCTGCGGCTATGAAACAGCTGCAAACCGTCGGTGAACAGGTTGGTGCGACGGTATTGCCAACGGAACCGACAGAAAACCCGCGAGAGATCGCCAAACGTGCGCTGGAGGAAGCCAAAAAGGGCGGCTTTGATGTGCTGTTCCTGGATACCGCTGGACGCCTGCACATTGATGAAGCCCTGATGAGCGAGTTGGCCGATGTGGCCGCTCTGGTCAACCCTCACGAAATCCTGTTTGTTGCCGATGCCATGACCGGCCAAGATGCCGTCAGCGTGGCTAAAAATTTCGATGACCGACTGAATATCACCGGCGTGCTGCTCTCTAAAACCGATGGTGACGCGCGGGGCGGTGCCGCCCTGTCCATCCGTGAAGTGACGGGCAAACCCATTAAATTTTTGGGTACTGGGGAAAAGCTGGATGGCCTAGAGCCCTTCCACCCCGACCGCGTAGCCTCCCGCATTTTGGGTATGGGCGATGTGGTCTCCCTGGTGGAAACCGCCATGGAAAAGGTGGATCTGGAAGAGACCTTTAAACTTCAGGAAAAACTGGCCAATAAAAAGGGCTTTACCTTGGAGGATTTTCTCACCCAAATGCAACAGGTGCAGAAAATGGGCTCCATCAGTGATCTGGTGGGCATGATCCCCGGTGCCAAACAGGCCATGAAGGGTAAAGAGCTGGATGTGGACGATAAACAGATTAAACGCCTCGAAGCGATTATTCTCTCCATGACCAAAAAAGAGCGGCAAAAACACGCGCTCATTAATGCATCCCGCAAACGCCGCATTGCGGCGGGCTCTGGTACCTCGGTACAAGAGGTCAATAAGCTGCTCAAACAGTTTGTGCAGACCCAGACCATGATGAAAAAATTGGGCGGTATGGGTGGCCTGGGTAAAATGATGAAGGGCATGAAAGGCTTGCCCAAAATTCCTGGTCTTGGCGGTGGCGGTTTTCCTAAGCTACCCTTTTAAGGCTTAAACCTTGGGCACCCATTGGTCTCCTCAAGCGGCCTTTGACCCAACCGAGCAAAGAAGGTAAGCCATCTTTACAAATAAACGGCGTTGTGGAGAGGCTAAAAGAAGCAACGCCATGGGCTAGGTTTTGAGGTCCAATATTTTTAGCCTGTTAGCGGGATTTTATACCCTCTTTGTGTCTTAGACGCGGATTTGTCTTGACGCTTTGATTAATTCGTATACAATCCCAGGATTTCCAAGGTACCCAAGGACCGTGCTGCCCAAAAGGGGTTTAGCGCTGAGGTCCTTTTTTGCAATTTTGTTGTAGTTGAGAGAGGAAAACAGATGGCCGTTTGCATCCGTCTGGCACGTGGTGGTAAGAAAAAGAAACCCGTCTACAGTGTGGTTGTCGCTGACAAGCGCATGGCACGTGATGGTCGCTTTCTTGAGAAATTGGGGCAGTACATCCCCATGAAAGAGGGCGGTACATTCGCCATCAATCAAGAGCGTTATGCGCACTGGATCAGCCAAGGTGCCAAGCCTTCCGAAACGGTGGGTAAGTTGGTTGCCAAGCAACAGAACGCCGCTGAAGCCTAATTCTTCAAGCGGGGTGGAAGACCACCATGTCAGGTACTGAAGAGATCCGTTGGGTCACTCTGGGCTATGTGATGGGGGCTTTTGGTCTCAAAGGCGAGATGCGTGTTCGCTCGTTGACCGAACGGCCCGATGGCATCTTCGACCACCCAGTCTGGTGGCTATTCAACCCCAAGCAGAAGACGCGGCAAGAGATGCGGTTGGGCTCTGGGCGGTTGCATGGCAAGGGTGTGGTGGCCACTTTGGCGGGTGTTACCACCCGTGAGGCGGTGCAGGCACTGTTCGGTACAGAGATCCAAGTACCTCGCAGCATGCTCCCGGATGGGGGGGATGATCCTGGGGTAGATGGTATCTGGGCGGATCTCATTGGCTGCCAAGTGGTTGAGGTGGATGGTACCGAGCTGGGCCGGGTTGTTGAAATGATGGCAACCGGTGCCAACGATGTACTCATCGTACGCGGCGGGCCTGAGGGTGAGAAGCTGCTTCCTTATATCGAGGAGGTGGTGGTGGAGCTAGACCTGGACCGGCAGATCATCAAGGTTAAGCTGATGGAAGGGATGTAGGGGTGGAACCGTGCGGGGCTGAAGTGGCCATGCGGTTTTCCATACTAACCCTTTTTCCCGAGATGTTTGCGCCACTACAGGCCTCGATCCTCGGTCGTGGGCAAAAGAGCGGGCGGCTGGATCTTAATCTGGTACAGATACGGGATTTTGCCACTGACCGTCACCAAAATGTGGATGATACCCCCTTTGGTGGTGGTCCCGGCATGGTGTTAAAGCCGGATATCCTCAGCCATGCGTTACGCGCGACGTTGCAGGGTGAGACCGCGCATGTGGTCTACATGAGCCCCCAGGGTAGCCGCTTTGATCAAGCAACGGCGCAGCGATTGGCCGGTTATGGCCATGTGGTGCTGCTGTGTGGGCGCTATGAAGGGGTGGATGAGCGTTTTATTGATGCTCATGTGGACGAAGAGCTCTCGGTTGGGGATTTTGTGCTCACCGGGGGTGAACTGCCCGCCATGATGGTGGTGGATGCGGTTTCTCGCATGGTTCCCGGTGTGTTGGGGGATCTGGAGAGTGCCCAGGCAGACTCGTTTCAAACCGGGTTACTGGATCATCCTCACTATACACGTCCAGCGCATTGGGTGGTGGATGGTGATCATTATGGGGCACCAGAGGTTTTGCTTTCGGGCAACCATGGGGCCATTGCAGAATGGCGTAGACGACAGGCGCTGTTGCGCACGTTGATACGCAGACCGGATCTGCTGGGCAAAGCCCCGTTAAGCCGGGTTGAAAAACGTCTGATCGAGGCCCTTGCTGTTGATCTGGACGCGCTGGAAAACAAGCATTGATTAGGACACTGTCAAGGTGTTTGCGTTAGCGCCGCCAACTCAGCCCGACATAGCTGGGTTTAAATGGTGGCGGTGTGGATACGAGGAATGAGACGATGAACCAAGTGCAGGCTTTTGAACAGAGCATGATCCCTGAGACCGCCGTGCCTAAGTTTGGCGCAGGTGACACCTTGAAGGTACACGTGAAGGTTGTAGAAGGCACCCGTGAGCGGATCCAGGTTTTTGAAGGGGTTTGCATCGGTCGCATGAACGCGGGTTTGCGTTCCACCTTTACCGTGCGCAAGATCTCTTTTGGCGAGGGTGTGGAGCGGACTTTCCCTGTCTACTCACCCCGGGTAGACAAGATTGAAGTGATTCGCCATGGTGACGTACGTCGTGCCAAGCTTTACTACTTGCGTGGCCGTACGGGTAAAGCCAGCCGCATCAAAGAGAAGCGCGACTGGTAGTCCGTTTTTTTAGCGGAGCACAAAGCGAGATGAGACACAAGGCGCACCCTGGCCCCGATCTGGAGCTGGAGTGCGCCTTGTTGCGTTCAAATCGGGCCATTAAAACCCTTTGCGGGGTGGATGAAGCGGGACGCGGCCCTTTGTGTGGTCCGGTGGTGGCTGCGGCGGTGGTGCTGGATTTGGACAACCTGCCCGTGGGGTTGAATGATTCCAAACAGCTGAGCGCCAAAAAACGCGAACAGCTGTTTGAGCAGATTTACGTCACTTCACAGGTTGGTGTGGGTGAAGCATCGGTGGCGGAGATTGATGCGTTGAACATACTGCACGCCAGTATGTTGGCCATGGTGCGAGCGGTGACGGCGCTCCAGGGTAGACTGGTTGTGGACCATGCGCTAATTGATGGCAATCGTGTGCCAGCAACCTTACCGGTTCCGGGGCAAGCGGTGGTGAAGGGGGATGCTAAATCGCTTTCCATAGCGGCGGCGTCTATTATTGCCAAGGTGACGCGGGACCGCATCATGGCCGAGTTGGATCGAGATTATCCTCACTATGGTTGGGCCAAAAGCCAGGGTTATCCTACCCAAGCCCATCTGCAAGCCCTCGCTTTGCATGGCGTAACCCCCCACCACCGTCGCAGCTTTAAACCGGTTAAGCAGTTGCTTCCCCACTGATATTTTGGCAGTAGGCCTGTTTTTGTGGTAACGCCCCTCCTTCTGAGCCTGTCACATAAGCAATCGGTATGCCTCCGAGGCAAAATAGAGCTCAACGAATCAAACAATGTAAGCCTATGGTTTAGAATGCAAAACCAAGGTGATTTAACCGTCTTGAAAGGTGCCATTCATCTGTCGGGTTGGCCAATCTGGATGAGGGCAACCAGGAAAGAGTGGCTGTGGAAACGCGCCAGCATCAGCACTGGAGGTCGTCAAATTCCATGAAAACGAAAAATTGATGCATAAAGGCGTGCTAAAACCCACCACGTTGAAACGTTGCATCCAACGTGCGCCGTTATTAGGTGCGGAATCATGGCGATCGTTGGTTTAGCGGCCACCTATGGCGCAAAAGCGGCTCGTCGCCCTCGTTAATGCCGCTGCGCCGAGCTGTTTTCTTGAGTGTGGAAGCCGTTTTTTTTCCCGACCTACTTGCAATCTTCGCTTGGGCTACTTACATAAAGGCTGGATTGACGATCTTTACGCTGCCTAACCATGTGCGGCGCTTGTTTTTTTTATTAAAGGAGATGCGGCGCCATGAGTGAAGCCGAAGAGAAAAAGATGAGCCCAGAGCCAGAGAGCCCAGAGCCAGAGAACTCAGAGAGCTCAAAAACGGAATCCCAGGCTGTCGAAGGTGAAGTGGTCGAGGAAGAGACCGAAAGCTGTACCCTGCCCGAAGAGGAGAACAGCACCGAACCCTCATTGGAAGCCCAACTGCAAATGGCCCTCGATAAGGCTGAGGAGCAGCAGAAAAATTATCTGCGCAGCATGGCCGATATGGATAACCTGCGCAAACGCAATGCCCGCGAAATGGAACAAGCCCGCAAATTTGCGGTCGAAGGGTTCGCCCGGGATATGCTCAGTGTGGCCGATAATCTGGAACGCGCCATGAGCCATATGGACCAAGAGAGTGACAATGAGCAGATCAAAGCCATTGTGGACGGGGTCAAAATGGTCAACTCTGAGTTGGCCAAATCCCTAGAAAAACACGGTATTAAACGAATTGAGGCAATGGGGCAAATGTTTGATCCCAATCTGCACCAAGCGGTCATGCAAGTGGCCGATGACCGCGTACCCCCAGATACCGTGGTGCAAGAGATGCAGGCCGGTTATACCCTCAATGAGCGTCTGCTGCGCCCCAGTATGGTGGGTGTGGCCAAAGCGCCATAATAATCTGCCCAATTAAGCTGTGGGGGGCTTGTAAAGCGCAAAGGCAATCCCCATATGGTGAGCAGAGAGAGATAAAGTAGGCCAAATCAGGGTCTTTAACACGCAAATCATAGCCCATATAGGGCTTGTTAAGCATAGCATAAGAGGACAATACAATGGGCAAAGTGGTTGGCATTGATCTGGGTACCACCAACTCCTGTGTCTCAATCATGGAGGGCGGCGAGCCTAAAGTCATTGAGAATAGTGAAGGGGTGCGTACCACCCCCTCGATGGTGGCGTTTACCAATCAAGGGGAGCGTCTGGTGGGGCAAGCTGCCAAACGTCAGGCGGTAACCAACCCGACCAATACCCTCTATGCGATCAAACGTCTCATCGGGCGTCGCTTTAGCGATCCGTTGACCGCTAAAGATCAAGGCTTGGTTCCCTATAAAATCGTCAAAGCAGATAATGGCGATGCTTGGGTGGAAGCCGATGGTAAAAAAATGAGCCCCTCCGAGTGCTCCGCGATGATTCTGCAAAAGATGAAGCAGACCGCCGAAGATTACCTCGGAGAGAGCGTGAGCGAGGCGGTTATCACCGTTCCCGCGTACTTTAATGATGCCCAACGTCAAGCCACTAAAGATGCCGGGCGTATCGCCGGCCTTGAGGTGTTGCGCATTATTAACGAGCCCACCGCCGCCGCCTTGGCCTATGGGTTGGACAAAAAGGATGGTCAAACCATCGCCGTGTTCGACTTGGGGGGGGGTACCTTTGACATCTCCATTCTGGAGATCGGTGACGGCGTGTTTGAAGTAAAATCCACCAATGGGGATACCTTCCTGGGTGGTGAAGATTTCGATATGGCCATTATCGACTATCTGGCCGATCAATTCAAAAAAGAGAACAGCATTGATCTGCGCAAGGATTCCATGGCGCTGCAACGCCTCAAGGAGGCCGCTGAGAAGGCTAAGATTGAGCTTTCCAGCAGCAACCAGACCGACATTAACCTGCCCTTTATCACTGCCGATGCCAGTGGCCCCAAGCACTTAAACCTGAGCTTGACCCGGGCTAAGCTGGAATCGCTGGTGGATGAGTTGGTGCAGCGCACCCTCGCCCCCTGCCGCACCGCCCTGAAGGATGCTGGCATGACCGCGGCTGACATTGATGAGGTGATCTTGGTGGGGGGTATGACCCGCATGCCCAAAGTGCAGGCAGTGGTGGGTCAGTTTTTTGGTAAAGAGCCCCACAAGGGTGTGAACCCCGACGAAGTCGTGGCCATTGGTGCGGCCATCCAGGGGGGGGTGCTCAAGGGTGAAGTGCAGGATGTGTTGTTGCTGGATGTGACCCCGCTCTCCTTGGGTATTGAGACCCTGGGCGGTGTGTTCACCAAATTGATTGAGAAAAATACCACCGTGCCTACCCGGAAGTCGCAAGTCTTTTCGACGGCAGCCGACAATCAGTCGGCCGTGACCATTCGGGTAGCCCAGGGCGAGCGCGAAATGTTCTCCGACAATAAAACCTTGGGGCAGTTTGATCTGGTTGGTATCGCCCCCGCGCCCCGTGGCATGCCCCAGATTGAGGTGACCTTTGACATTGACGCCAATGGCATGGTGCATGTGTCCGCCAAGGATAAAGGTACCGGTAAAGAGCAGTCCATTCATATTGAAGCCTCGGGCGGTTTGACCTCGGAAGAGATTGATCGCATGGTGCATGAGGCCGAGTCCCATGCGGAAGAGGATGCCAAGAAGCGTGCCCTGATCGAAGCCCGCAACAATGCGGACTCTCTGGTCTATTCCAGTGAGAAATCGTTGAAAGAGCACAGCGATAAGCTGGACGATGCGTTGAAAAACCAGATTACCGCCGCCATTGAAGATCTTAAAGCGGTGATGCCCAAGGAGGATCCTGAGGCCATCAGCAGCAAGACCCAAGCGCTCATGGAGCTTTCCATGAAGATGGGTGAGCAGATCTATAAGGAAAATCCTGAAGCCGCTGGCATGGATCCTGAAGCCGCAGCCCATGCAGCAGGGATGCATGGGGGTGCAGCCACGGGTGGTGGCGATGGGGCAAACAAACATGGCAAGGGCGCCGAAGATGTGGTAGAAGCCGAGTTTGAAGAGGTCAACGACGACAAAAAATAGGTCGTTGAGTCGGTGCATAGACCCCGCTAGGTGAGGGGGGTTAGGTAGGGCGGCGGGGGGTGCAATGGGCGCCTTCCGCCGTTGGCCTATCGGGCGCAATAAACGGTAATTGACAGAAGTTAGGGCCAGTTATGTCCAAGGATCTCTACGAAATTCTGGGTGTGTCAAAGGGTGCGAATGACGCTGAAATCAAGGCAGCCTATCGCAAGTTGGCGATGAAGCTGCACCCTGACCGCAATCCGGGTAATGATGCAGCAGAAGCGCAGTTTAAGGAGGTCAATGCAGCCTATGAGGTGTTGAAAGATCCTCAAAAGCGCACCATCTATGACCAGTATGGTCATGCCGGTTTGGGGCAGGGTGGCCCCGGTGGACCTGGCGGCTTTGGTGGACAGGGCGGCGCAGGCTTTGGGGATATTTTTGAAGAGTTTTTCGGGGATATTTTTGGGGGCGGTCGACAAACCCGTGGGGGGGGGCGTAGTGGGGCCCGTCAGGGTGAAGATTATCGCTACGACCTGCGGGTGACGTTAGAAGAGGTGGCGCGGGGGGTGGAAAAGCGGGTACGCATTCCCTCCATGAGCACCTGTGATACCTGTCACGGCAGTGGCGCGCGCTCGGGCAGTAAGCCCACCACCTGTACCACCTGTGGGGGGGCCGGGCAGATACGCACTCAGCAAGGCTTTTTCCAGGTGCAACGGGCCTGTCATGTCTGTCACGGTAAGGGACAGATTATCTCAGATCCCTGTCCCGATTGTGGGGGCGCGGGTCGGCAGAAGAAGGAAAAAACCCTCACCGTAAAAATTCCACCAGGGGTGGATACCGGTACGCGCATTCGTCTCTCTGGCGAAGGGGGGGCAGGCATTCAGGGTGGCCCGGCGGGGGATCTGTATATTATCACCGAGGTTGAACCCCATAGCATGTTTGAGCGCTATGGGGTGGATCTATTGTGTGTGGTGCCCATTACCTTCCCGCAGGCAGCGTTGGGGGCCAAGCTGGAGGTGCCCACCCTCAACGGCAAGGCCCGTATTACCTTGCCAGCGGGCAGTCAGACCGGTAAGCGTTTGGTGTTGCGCAGTAAAGGTTTGCCCCATTTGAACCGCCCCGGCATGTTGGGCGATCTGGTGGTGGAGGTGCGGGTAGAGACGCCGGTCAAACTGACCACCAAGCAGAAAGAGCTGCTTGAAGAGTTTGACCGTTGCGGCGATCCCGACTCGCAGCCCGATTCTGTGGGCTTTTTTGACAAGGTTAAAGAGTTTCTAGGCGGCAATTAAGCGGTAAATCGGATAGAATGCTTCCTTGTCCTGGTGTCGAGGATTTGGAAATGAATCCTTTCACGCCGCCCTTATGGGGCGGTGTGTCTGTATGGATGGAGTCGGCGTAAGATGACCATTAAGGTAGGGGTGACAGGTGTTTGTGGTCGTATGGGGCGTATGTTGGTGGAGGCCACTCATAAGGCGCAAGGCTGCATGTTGGGCGCAGCGAGTGAATACCCAGGGCACACATTGATTGGCGCCGATGCCGGTGAACTGGCAGGCGTGGGCAAGTTGGGGGTGCTGGTGGGGGGGGATGCCGAGACAACCTTTCGCGATGCCGATGTGGTGATTGATTTTTCGGTGGTGGAGGCCACCCTGGCGCATCTGCGTTTGGCGCTGGCCCAAGGCACACCCATTGTGATTGGCACCACCGGTTTTAGCGCGGCAGAACGTCAACAGATTGCCCTGGCGGCGGAGCGTATTCCCGTTGTGTTTGCGCCCAACTATGCGGTGGGGGTTAACCTACTGTTTAAGATCGCTGCCGAGGTAGCCGCCGTGCTTGGTGGCGAGTATGATATTGAGATTGTCGAGGCCCACCACCGGCACAAGGTGGATGCCCCCTCCGGCACCGCTTTGGGTTTGGGGCAGGCCATTGCCGAGGCGGTGGAGCGCAACTTAGATGAGGTGGCCATTTACGGTCGTCAAGGTCAGACCGGGGCGCGGGATCCACAAACCATCGGTTTTTCCACCATTCGCGGTGGGGATGTGGTGGGGGACCATACCGCCATGTTTATGACCGATGGGGAGCGCTTGGAGCTAACCCACCGGGCCTCCAGCCGCATGACCTTCGCCAAGGGTGCCGTGCGGGCTGCTAAGTGGGTGGTGGAGCAGAAGCCGGGTCTCTATGATATGCGGGACATTTTAGGGTTTAAATAAACGGCTTTGCCATGGGGTAGGGGGGTAACGCACCCCGCAGCAGGTTCTCCTAGCCACTGAGCAGGGGCCGTGCGGAATAACCCCATCGGGTTGGCCAGTGTGGATGGGTAGCAGCGAAGGCCAAACTCGGTTGCATGGTGGGTACGGTCGCGATCTGCCCATCAAAGGGGTAAGCGTAAAAATCTGGCTGGGTAAGCAGAACACAGGCCACGCGCCTATAGCGGGTTGAGCCGGAAGAGGCGTCAAGCGGGTTTGTCAGCGGTTGAGTAAAGAGCACCATAAAAAAATAATCCTGGAATATACCAGGGAGAGACCTAAAATGCGGACATGAGCATAACCCAGGGGTAGCGCCACTCGGGTTAATCCCCGCCAAAACGAGGATCTATAGGATGGAAATGGAAGAAGGCATCATCGAACTGGACCAAGTCAAACCCGGCACCAAGATCACCATTGAGTTTGGTAACTTGGAACCCGCCTTGACCAAATTGGACGAGCCCAAAAAATTCCTGATGGAAGATTGGGGTGAGGATGAGAAAGAGATCTATATTCTCGAAGATCGCATCGAGGAGGATGAACCGCTGCACTACGCCCTAGAGCCTATGACACTGGAAGAGGGCTTAAAGCGTAACGAGGGTAAATTTGGTCTTGACCGCGTCATGTGGGACTTTCTGGGCCGCGAAGTTGGCGGTTTTGAGGTGGAAGAGCCCGAAGAGGATGAAGATGAGGAAGAGGCCGCCGAATAAAAGCGTCGGCTTAGGTCATGTGAGCGGGTTAAGCCATGCTCGTTATGACAAAAATCCAAAGATCAGCGTTGGCCTAAAGCGCCATAGGGTTTGCTTCTCAAAACAGCGATGGGGCGCGCTGGGGTTGACCGGGGCAATGCCTAGCCTCTGCTGAGGGGCCAATAGGGCGCGTGTCTACGGGACGACACGCTAAGAAAAGGCGTTCGCTAGAGCGCCTTTTTTAGCATTTAATGCAAAGGTTTATAAAAATGTCCAAGCAACCACCCATCTCTGCTATAAAAAATATCCCGTCGCGGGATCGTTTGATGTTTGCCATGGATGTGCCCGATAGTGCCACAGCCAAAAACCTGGCAGAAAGGCTGGGTGGCTCTGTCACGGTCTATAAGCTGGGGTTGGAGCTGTTTCTTTCGGGGGACTATTTTGAGCTGGTGGAGTGGATGCTCAAGCGGGATAAAAAGGTTTTTGCGGATCTAAAACTGTTTGATATTCCCAAGACCGTGGAGCGGGCCACCCGGCAGTTGGCGGGGCGGGGGATCCACTATCTCACGGTGCATGGTAATGATGGCATTTTGCAGGCGGCGGCCTCGGCCAAAGGGGATATGAAAATCCTGGGTGTGACCTCGTTAACCAGCCTGGACCGGGGGGATTTGGATGACCTAGGCTTTCAGTGTGATGTGGAAGCGTTGGTTGCCTCGCGGGCCAAACGGGCGTTGCTGCATGGCTGTGATGGGGTGATCTCGTCGGGCTTGGAAGCGGCGAGATTGCGTGCGGAGTTGGACCACAAACTGCTGGTGATTACGCCGGGCATTCGGCCTGTGGAAAACCGTCCCAGTGATGACCAAAAACGGGTGGTCAGCGTGGAGCAGGCGTTTGCGTTTGGTGCCGACCATATTGTGGTGGGTCGACCTATCCGGGATGCGGAAGAGCCCGCTAAAGCCGCCGAGGCGATCCAACAAACCATTGCCGATCTGTTTAGCTAATGCGGTTTCGAGAGGGGATGGAAGCTTGGCCCCGTAAACCTCTTTTGGGTGCGGTGTTTAGCGGTAAGCCGGTCATGGCATAAAAGGGGTTGGTAGGTTTTATCGCCAACCCTGTTGCGCAAGGTGTCGCCAAGCCACCTTTATTGCCATGCAAACTCGGGCATGTTAGGGTGGTGATGGGCTGGTGGTGGATCGACCAGCAGCGCCTAATTCCCTCTCTTGTTGACCTGCATGGTGCTTCTACCGAAGTTTTGTGCCTGTTGCCCTGAGGCCACACCCCCTCATCGGTGAAAGTACCCTTCATGCTCTCTCTTACAAGCGCCACTGCCCTGTGCGGGCATCGGCCACC
Protein-coding sequences here:
- the dapB gene encoding 4-hydroxy-tetrahydrodipicolinate reductase, which gives rise to MTIKVGVTGVCGRMGRMLVEATHKAQGCMLGAASEYPGHTLIGADAGELAGVGKLGVLVGGDAETTFRDADVVIDFSVVEATLAHLRLALAQGTPIVIGTTGFSAAERQQIALAAERIPVVFAPNYAVGVNLLFKIAAEVAAVLGGEYDIEIVEAHHRHKVDAPSGTALGLGQAIAEAVERNLDEVAIYGRQGQTGARDPQTIGFSTIRGGDVVGDHTAMFMTDGERLELTHRASSRMTFAKGAVRAAKWVVEQKPGLYDMRDILGFK
- the pyrF gene encoding orotidine-5'-phosphate decarboxylase, coding for MSKQPPISAIKNIPSRDRLMFAMDVPDSATAKNLAERLGGSVTVYKLGLELFLSGDYFELVEWMLKRDKKVFADLKLFDIPKTVERATRQLAGRGIHYLTVHGNDGILQAAASAKGDMKILGVTSLTSLDRGDLDDLGFQCDVEALVASRAKRALLHGCDGVISSGLEAARLRAELDHKLLVITPGIRPVENRPSDDQKRVVSVEQAFAFGADHIVVGRPIRDAEEPAKAAEAIQQTIADLFS